A portion of the Gossypium arboreum isolate Shixiya-1 chromosome 8, ASM2569848v2, whole genome shotgun sequence genome contains these proteins:
- the LOC108468792 gene encoding uncharacterized protein LOC108468792 yields MSNLAKLEFLALDITGKNYLSEMLDAEIHLDAKGLNEAIIEGNKASSQDKAKAIISLHHHLHEGLKTEYLNTQYREKGFKKYFEFISCLLVVEQNNELLMKYHESRPIGSTSFLKVSATSYKGKDKGHTSSRGRRHGHGSGLGRGRGRERGGHFRNTHQKWDHNDGKNDNNITGKVESLCYRCGGKNHWSRTYRTPKHLVELYQQSLKDRWKKIETIFFFENDKDDYGIVGTTYLEAADFFTTPEGNN; encoded by the exons ATGTCAAAccttgcaaaacttgaattcttgGCTCTTGATATTACTGGAAAGAACTATTTATCCGAGATGTTAGATGCTGAAATACATTTAGATGCAAAAGGCCTTAATGAAGCTATTATTGAAGGAAATAAAGCATCTAGTCAAGATAAGGCCAAAGCTATAATATCTCTTCACCATCATCTCCATGAGGGACTAAAGACTGAATATTTGAAT ACACAATATCGTGAAAAAGGTTTTAAGAAATATTTTGAATTCATATCTTGTCTTCTTGTGGTTGAGCAAAATAATGAACTGTTAATGAAATATCATGAGTCACGTCCAATTGGTTCTACTTCATTCCTTAAAGTGAGTGCGACATCATATAAAGGAAAGGATAAAGGTCACACTAGTAGTCGTGGTCGAAGACATGGTCATGGTAGTGGTCTCGGTCGAGGACGTGGACGTGAACGAGGTGGTCATTTCAGGAATACTCACCAGAAGTGGGATCATAATGATGGAAAgaatgataataatataactgGGAAAGTGGAAAGTTTGTGTTATCGTTGTGGAGGTAAAAACCATTGGTCCCGTACCTATCGTACACCAAAGCATCTTGTAGAACTATATCAACAATCATTAAAGGATAGATGGAAGAAAAtagagacaatttttttttttgagaatgaCAAAGATGATTATGGCATCGTTGGTACAACCTATTTGGAAGCTGCTGATTTCTTCACCACCCCTGAAGGGAATAATtga
- the LOC108468027 gene encoding pentatricopeptide repeat-containing protein At3g63370, chloroplastic — translation MRLQSYLTLSVVLSCTCPLMPASLVHLHTNNCSSIFAHPPMLIQTQINPTLKIPSFSRKPIQTHTLKDICLRGNLKEAFQSLPVSSNDHPDETYAPVLELCAQKKALSQGLQIHAHMIKSCSVSESVFLATKVVFMYGKCGSVRNAEKVFDQIGQRSIFTWNAMIGAYVSNGKPFEVLQTYKEMRVLGVPLDAYSFPSLLKASGLLKNLYLGAEIHGLAVKFGYDSTVCVVNSLVAMYAKCDDLFGARRLFGRIDQKDDVVSWNSIISAYSSNGRSMEALELFREMQKAGLDSNTYTAVACLQACGDYSFRKLGKEIHAAVLKSAQLLDAYVAGALVAMYVRCCKMSEAVRTFNKLEEKDKVAWNSVLTGFIQNGMCSEALHFFHDFQNAGEKPDQVTVISILVACGRMGYLLNGMELHAYAIKIGFDLDLQVGNTLIDMYAKCSCVNYMGYAFNRMPDKDLISWTTVIAGYAQNSYALKAFELFREVQLIDIDVDPMMIGSILLACSELACVSQVKEIHGYIMRRGLSDVVLQNMIVDVYGECGNIDYAVQTFESIQFKDVVSWTSMISAYVHNGLANEALELFHILNKTNIHPDSIALKSALSAASSLSALKYGKEIHGFIIRHNFSEGSIASSLVDMYSRCGMVENAHTIFKSIQSKDLVLWTSMINAYGMHGHGKVAIDLFNKMKENLTPDHVAFLSVLYACSHSGLTAEGRQFFEIMKYEYQLEPWPEHYACLVDLLGRANCLEEAFEFVKSMQMAPTAEIWCALLQACQVHSNQELGEIAVQKLLELGSTNPGHYVLVSNVFSAKGRCKDAEKIRSRMKERGLKKSPGCSWIEVGNGIHTFMARDKCHPECHHITKKLDQITEKLEKEGGYIAQTKFVLHNVEENEKVKMLYGHSERLAIAYGLLKTAEQTPIRVTKNLRVCGDCHTFCKLVSKLFGRELLVRDANRFHHFEDGVCSCGDFW, via the coding sequence ATGCGACTGCAGTCTTATCTTACACTGAGCGTCGTCCTGTCCTGCACTTGCCCTCTAATGCCCGCTTCTTTGGTTCATCTGCACACTAATAATTGCTCTTCAATTTTCGCTCACCCCCCTATGTTAATCCAAACACAAATAAACCCTACTCTCAAAATCCCATCTTTTTCTCGTAAACCCATCCAAACCCATACTTTAAAGGATATTTGCCTTCGAGGAAACCTCAAGGAAGCATTTCAATCGCTACCAGTTTCATCCAATGATCACCCGGACGAGACTTATGCCCCGGTTCTTGAACTTTGTGCTCAAAAGAAAGCTCTTTCTCAGGGGCTACAAATTCACGCCCACATGATAAAGTCTTGTTCCGTCTCCGAATCCGTGTTTTTAGCTACTAAGGTTGTGTTTATGTATGGAAAATGCGGGTCAGTTCGGAATGCGGAGAAAGTGTTTGATCAAATAGGTCAACGAAGTATTTTTACTTGGAATGCTATGATTGGAGCTTATGTTTCAAATGGGAAACCTTTTGAAGTTCTTCAAACCTATAAAGAAATGCGGGTTTTGGGAGTTCCTCTTGATGCTTATAGTTTTCCTTCTCTGCTTAAAGCTAGTGGTTTGCTAAAAAATCTCTATTTAGGGGCTGAAATTCATGGTCTGGCTGTCAAGTTTGGGTATGATTCTACTGTTTGTGTTGTCAATTCTTTAGTTGCTATGTATGCCAAATGTGATGATCTTTTTGGAGCAAGGAGATTATTCGGGAGAATAGATCAAAAAGACGATGTAGTTTCATGGAATTctataatttcagcatattctTCAAATGGAAGATCTATGGAAGCATTGGAACTTTTCAGGGAAATGCAAAAGGCTGGTCTTGACTCTAATACTTACACTGCTGTTGCTTGTCTTCAGGCTTGTGGAGATTATTCCTTTAGGAAATTAGGTAAGGAGATACATGCTGCTGTGTTGAAATCAGCTCAGCTTCTTGATGCTTATGTTGCTGGTGCTTTGGTTGCTATGTATGTCAGATGTTGTAAGATGAGTGAGGCTGTAAGAACTTTTAACAAATTGGAAGAAAAGGATAAAGTAGCCTGGAATTCTGTGCTTACTGGGTTTATCCAAAATGGTATGTGCAGTGAGGCTTTGCATTTCTTCCATGATTTTCAGAATGCTGGTGAAAAACCTGACCAGGTTACAGTAATAAGCATCTTGGTAGCTTGTGGGCGAATGGGTTACCTATTGAATGGTATGGAATTGCATGCTTATGCAATAAAAATTGGATTTGATTTAGACTTGCAGGTTGGAAATACTCTTATAGATATGTATGCAAAGTGTTCTTGTGTGAACTACATGGGCTATGCTTTTAATAGGATGCCCGATAAAGATTTAATTTCTTGGACTACTGTCATTGCTGGCTATGCACAAAACAGTTATGCTTTAAAGGCTTTTGAATTGTTCCGAGAAGTACAATTAATAGATATTGATGTTGATCCCATGATGATAGGTAGTATACTGCTGGCTTGTAGTGAACTGGCGTGTGTGTCCCAAGTGAAAGAAATTCATGGTTATATTATGAGAAGAGGCCTGTCTGATGTTGTGCTGCAAAACATGATTGTTGATGTATATGGAGAATGTGGAAACATAGACTATGCTGTGCAAACATTTGAGTCAATCCAGTTTAAAGATGTTGTGTCTTGGACAAGCATGATTTCTGCATATGTCCACAATGGGCTTGCTAATGAAGCTCTTGAACTGTTCCATATCCTAAACAAAACTAATATTCACCCTGATTCTATTGCATTAAAAAGTGCACTCTCTGCTGCTTCCAGTTTGTCTGCCTTGAAGTATGGGAAAGAAATCCATGGCTTTATTATTAGGCATAACTTCTCCGAAGGATCAATTGCCAGCTCTCTTGTGGATATGTATTCTCGATGTGGAATGGTTGAGAATGCACACACAATATTTAAGTCTATTCAAAGTAAAGATTTAGTCCTATGGACAAGCATGATAAATGCATATGGAATGCATGGCCATGGAAAAGTTGCCATTGATTTATTCAATAAGATGAAGGAAAATCTCACTCCAGATCATGTAGCGTTTTTGTCAGTTCTATATGCTTGCAGCCATTCAGGACTGACTGCTGAAGGTAGACAATTTTTTGAGATCATGAAATATGAATATCAATTGGAACCATGGCCAGAGCACTATGCTTGTCTGGTTGATCTCCTTGGTCGGGCAAATTGCTTAGAAGAGGCATTTGAATTTGTGAAAAGCATGCAGATGGCACCTACTGCTGAAATTTGGTGTGCACTCCTTCAGGCTTGCCAAGTACACTCAAATCAAGAACTAGGAGAAATTGCAGTGCAGAAACTTTTGGAGTTAGGGTCCACAAATCCCGGACATTATGTGCTTGTTTCTAATGTCTTTTCAGCTAAAGGAAGATGTAAAGATGCTGAAAAAATTAGAAGTAGAATGAAGGAGCGAGGCCTGAAGAAAAGTCCTGGATGTAGTTGGATTGAGGTGGGGAACGGGATTCATACTTTCATGGCAAGAGACAAGTGTCATCCAGAGTGTCATCATATAACCAAGAAATTGGATCAAATCACAGAAAAACTGGAGAAGGAAGGAGGTTATATAGCTCAAACAAAGTTTGTTTTGCACAATGTGGAGGAAAATGAGAAAGTTAAGATGCTATATGGGCACAGTGAAAGATTAGCCATTGCATATGGTCTGCTCAAGACTGCTGAGCAAACCCCCATTCGGGTTACAAAGAATCTACGTGTCTGTGGTGATTGCCATACTTTCTGTAAGTTAGTCTCTAAACTCTTTGGACGGGAACTACTTGTGAGGGATGCCAATAGATTTCACCATTTTGAGGATGGGGTTTGTTCTTGTGGGGATTTCTGGTGA